TGCTTAAAATATCCAatttatgaataaaaagaaacaaaaaatgaattacCCTTTTTTGTATAGGTAACTTTTCCTCcacataattttttgaataaatTTCTTCGAGATTTATCAAACGATTGctaataaaataaaaacgTAATGcacaaaatataattattatgtcATGTAAAACATTATAGacaatttatttatgttatttttaatttttttttttacttcTTTTGGCTTTATAGGCTTTTCAACttccttctttttttcttccaCTTTTTTCTCAAAAGTGTCctgaaaaaattattacatatataatatatatatatatatatatatatatatatatattgtatacaaaatgttacacgtatatattattattatataaatattttttatatgctTTATATATGGACAAAATAGGTTACCAAATTATCTCCTTCTAAACCCTCATATAAatcttcatcatcttcatcgatctttaaaaaaaaaaaaaaaaatatacatatatatatatatataataaatatataaatgaatggacaaaattataaacaAACGAGCaaaattacataaatataaaatatatatatatatatatatatatatatatatatattcattttattatcatataaatattttataaatataccTCTGAATAATTCATTTGGAAAGGGCATTAGAAATATCCTTATCAACTCATTTacaatttatttaaaattataatataatataggTACATATCTTATGTTTAcaaataagaatatatttcGTGAAATTCGTATGAAAAGATAAGAATTGCAatgttttttaaaaaaaaaaaaaaaaaaaaaaaaaaagaaaagataaagaaaatatatacatacatatatataatatatatatatatatatatatatatatattataaatatttttattttgacttattatttttattttttttttttttttttttttttctaaataataaaatatttttttttttttcttttattaatacataaaagataataatatgcGNNNNNNNNNNNNNNNNNNNNNNNNNNNNNNNNNNNNNNNNNNNNNNNNNNNNNNNNNNNNNNNNNNNNNNNNNNNNNNNNNNNNNNNNNNNNNNNNNNNNNNNNNNNNNNNNNNNNNNNNNNNNNNNNNNNNNNNNNNNNNNNNNNNNNNNNNNNNNNNNNNNNNNNNNNNNNNNNNNNNNNNNNNNNNNNNNNNNNNNNNNNNNNNNNNNNNNNNNNNNNNNNNNNNNNNNNNNNNNNNNNNNNNNNNNNNNNNNNNNNNNNNNNNNNNNNNNNNNNNNNNNNNNNNNNNNNNNNNNNNNNNNNNNNNNNNNNNNNNNNNNNNNNNNNNNNNNNNNNNNNNNNtttttttttctaaataataaaatatttttttgtttctcttttattaatacataaaagataataatatgcgtacataaaaatatatgatattttatctataataatatatttatatgtacatttctccaaatgtttataatatatataatgatacCTATTTCTAAGTAGGCTtttatccatattattccagattaaaaaaaaaaaaaataaatgaatatatatacatatatatatatatatgtggaagttttttaatatatatcatgaAATGATAAATCTTAAactaataaataaataaataaatatataaatatatacaaatatatatatatatttatatatttatgtttatatataatattgtgggattattttataaaatttaatttttttttaaaaaggtataaagaaattaactaaattataaatatatttcctacgtatatattttattttattaatgtattatatttagtacatataaaaataattttatgaaataaaatattttatagtatatattaaaatttttagtaatatattaaaaaatatatgtataaatacattatatatatatatatatatatatatatatatgtataattttttatagtTCTTTATTCTCCTTGTATAATACGATTTTccattttaaaaattgGAACTTTTGTAATTGTTCGACATTATAAACTTTGCAGTATACTTAgttcattatttttttatattttttgattttaATATGGCTAATACATGGAGATGTGATGGATGCTTAGTCCTAAATTCAGACGATACAATGGAATGTGTTTGTTGCATGCAGAAAAGAAGTTTAAttaatgatgaaaaaaatggtGATGTGAATTTGAATGGAAATACTAATAATGAAGGGTtgttaataaatatagatcctaataaaaaaaaagaagatgaGACCGTTTCagaaaacaaaataaatggggataaggaaaataatatttcatgttttaataataaattagaAAATGAACAGATTGCAAGAATTGATGTTATAGGAGGAGGTGGTTTTATTCCTTCAATTAAAGCAAAcaataatacaaataataaatctagaagtatttttttaaataatgttTCAAATAGTAATGATACGGAAACAACTACCATGACtaatattgataataatataacttacaattcaaaaaaaaataaaatttctTATAAAGAACAAAAGGAAAGTAAACATAGTTTAGATTCAtctaataaaaatgttagTCTTAaatctaaaaaaaaaaaaaagcatgaaaaaaatcataaaGGTATATCCAAAAGGGTACAACCAACCAGAAAttgtacaaaaaaaaaaattaattacAAAAcatgatttaaaaaaaaaaaaaataacttGAAATGAAAAACAAAACGTTATATGTATccattctttttttttaattatatggatataaaaataaataaatataaatatatatatatatatatatatatatatatatatatgtgtatacTTGTGTATACCAAATTAAAGACGCTTTTTctgcttttttttttttttttttttaaataatatattatattatattatattatatatttagcacatgaattatttgatctttttatttatttgttaaagatatattatatatatattatatatatataatgacctttttgtatatttgttaaaaatataactctcttttttattatacaaatgaaaaaatgaagagTTCATAAAACCTATGAATTTAATAATGGTTGTTcttgaatatattttttattttatttttttaattatcAAAGCTTTAATTGTGtttacatacatatatattttacatattataaCCAACATGTTGGTcacataatattaaatatattattccatcatatgatttaataaaataacattgatgaaaataattattaatagtaacaaatataatatgtataaatacatacatacatacatacatacatatatatatatatatatatacatacatatatttttgtaatgattttcatttgttctaatatatccaattccttttttttttttttttcctactggctttcatatatttgtattatcatcataGTCAGAACTTTTGGAAGGGGGTTTTTTATTATggtaaatattttttataatttgaaAGTTGGATTCTCTTGGTACTTCTATTGGCTTAAATGTgtcaataaaaaaattcaatatataataattactTCCTATATATGATACCAAAGAtggtaataaaaataaaccaagcacataaattatttttgcTCTTTTATCATTCATGTTTTTCTTGTTGGGTTTATGAAAACCGCTATAAAAGAAACCcattttttacaaaatacaagaaaaaaaaaaaaaattaaattaaaaatatataaaataaaaaaaaaaattcaaattgaaataaaataaaataaaataaacataataaaaggaaaaatataatttcatattttaaattatttctttttcttatcAATTAATAGAACATAAACGtaaaaagataaataaatatatatatatatatatatatatatatatatatattattgtaaaCTATTTTTATGTGTACTACCTCATGAACATTGCAAAAgcaaaaaattaaaaataatatatatatatatatatatatatatatataatatatatataatatcataattatatttttatttcattttttttaagagGTGTAATTTGTACTTTAAACAATTTGTATTCCGCCACCTCCCAcaaaagaaagaaagaaaaaaatatatgaaagcattatttattatatattgaaaagatcatatagtatatattataagaaaaatatatatatatatatatatatacatatatttttattttttttatgtgttCAAGACAgttattcatttaatatataatatataatatatatatataattttttttttctttatgcttcataatatataacaagtttactatataaaatataactTTTCCTCAATTTCTAATGGATAAAAAAGTGACGTACCAGTTAATTAAACATACACTTGAAGAACTTGAAAAATCGAAAgaatacataaaaaatcaattaaaaaataagagagaaaaaaataatgaaaaggaAGAAAACGAAACGTATGATGATATTTTTAACAAATCAAacaattttaaaaatgatgacAAAAAGATTGATTATGAAACCCTCTTAGATTGTCTCACAAAAGAAATTGATCATTATAAGAAATTACTAGATGAAAATGAgttaaataataaaacggatgataatattaataatgataataataaatataatctCTTTGATGATAAgcataataatatacttAATGACGATGTAGAACAATATAAGATATGTGATTTCTTGGAAgattataaagaaaatcaaaaaattacttttaataaatataaattaaataaaaaagttataGTTGGTCATACGACAGGAGGGAATTCTATAGTTATAAACAATGATAATTTTCTTAAACTATTTAAAAACTcagatataataaataattcatttaataaaagtaatacaacaaatatgtttattgtaaacaaaaatataaatgaagataaattaatggaagataatttaaattCAAATATGGATAAAGATTATTTAAGTGATATGTCATGTTCTACCTCTAGTGTAATATCATTAAATAGTTTTgttaaaaaagaaaagaatgatagaatttataaaaataaagaagcTTATgtaaaacataaatatgatgataattcatatatt
The genomic region above belongs to Plasmodium reichenowi strain SY57 chromosome 13, whole genome shotgun sequence and contains:
- a CDS encoding hypothetical protein (conserved Plasmodium protein, unknown function), coding for MGFFYSGFHKPNKKNMNDKRAKIIYVLGLFLLPSLVSYIGSNYYILNFFIDTFKPIEVPRESNFQIIKNIYHNKKPPSKSSDYDDNTNI
- a CDS encoding hypothetical protein (conserved Plasmodium protein, unknown function), whose amino-acid sequence is MANTWRCDGCLVLNSDDTMECVCCMQKRSLINDEKNGDVNLNGNTNNEGLLINIDPNKKKEDETVSENKINGDKENNISCFNNKLENEQIARIDVIGGGGFIPSIKANNNTNNKSRSIFLNNVSNSNDTETTTMTNIDNNITYNSKKNKISYKEQKESKHSLDSSNKNVSLKSKKKKKHEKNHKGISKRVQPTRNCTKKKINYKT